From Pelosinus fermentans DSM 17108, the proteins below share one genomic window:
- a CDS encoding HD-GYP domain-containing protein: MYILFDSVTLEDLHDIVDALSTALDAKNSYMCGHSERVAELSLLMAQTMELPLAEQERIHIGAHLHDIGKIGIPDAILNKPGKLTEEEFDTIRQHPEIGGTIVGKIKVFRSVSDIVRHHHERFDGKGYPDGLCGEEISLGARIVAVADSFDAMTTMRTYRSAFGVCEAIEEMERCRGSQFDPNIVDILKKLAFEKKLQSTCNRDFAYRLVIA; this comes from the coding sequence ATGTATATCTTGTTTGATTCAGTTACATTAGAAGATTTACATGATATTGTAGATGCCTTATCCACTGCATTGGATGCCAAAAATTCTTATATGTGCGGTCACTCGGAACGAGTGGCAGAACTTTCCTTGCTAATGGCGCAAACTATGGAACTGCCATTAGCGGAACAGGAACGAATTCATATTGGTGCTCATTTACATGACATAGGAAAAATTGGTATTCCAGATGCTATATTGAACAAACCGGGAAAACTGACAGAAGAAGAATTTGATACCATTCGTCAGCATCCTGAAATCGGTGGCACTATTGTGGGGAAAATTAAAGTATTTCGTTCTGTTTCTGATATTGTTCGTCATCATCATGAGCGGTTTGATGGCAAAGGCTATCCGGATGGTTTATGTGGAGAAGAAATTTCTTTAGGAGCTAGAATTGTAGCTGTTGCCGACTCTTTTGATGCAATGACAACCATGAGGACGTATCGGTCAGCTTTCGGTGTTTGTGAAGCAATTGAGGAAATGGAGCGATGTAGGGGGAGTCAGTTTGATCCCAACATAGTCGATATTTTAAAGAAATTAGCCTTTGAGAAAAAATTGCAAAGCACTTGTAATCGAGACTTTGCTTATCGTCTAGTCATTGCGTAA
- a CDS encoding GGDEF domain-containing protein: MVSKLRFVFLILLMIPQSIMFWMAFDSPLRGNKYINEIEALSLASALFLILVMPNLVSDWLIGKHLNSMRQLCSRVKQGNYQELLSLPNEARDEEDNIITLMRDMNWMARQIEFREKALRQAVDDLQESRSRMQVMAMTDPLTAIANRRCFFDTLERHFKALVCNYHPISLLIFDVDFFKKVNDNYGHQTGDIVLLELARIIQENSREGDLAARIGGEEYALLLPETDSQQAVVIASRIHKNIANHDFVLNENQHISVTVSIGICTISQFLCYFDKEKLYNYADQALYYSKKVGRNSVSVYDPDSHLIHKVA; the protein is encoded by the coding sequence TTGGTAAGTAAGCTTCGGTTCGTTTTTCTAATACTATTAATGATCCCCCAAAGCATTATGTTTTGGATGGCATTTGATTCACCTTTACGAGGGAATAAATATATTAACGAAATTGAGGCTTTATCGTTAGCAAGTGCATTATTCCTAATTTTGGTAATGCCTAACTTAGTATCGGACTGGCTCATTGGCAAACATTTAAATAGTATGCGTCAATTATGTTCCAGAGTGAAGCAGGGAAATTATCAAGAACTATTGTCGCTCCCTAATGAAGCAAGAGATGAAGAGGACAATATAATCACTCTTATGCGAGATATGAATTGGATGGCGAGGCAGATCGAATTTAGGGAGAAGGCTCTCAGGCAGGCCGTTGATGATTTGCAAGAGTCTCGCAGCCGTATGCAGGTTATGGCAATGACAGATCCTTTAACTGCGATTGCAAATAGAAGATGTTTTTTTGATACGTTAGAACGACATTTTAAAGCGTTAGTATGTAATTATCATCCGATTTCATTGTTAATTTTTGATGTTGACTTCTTTAAAAAAGTCAATGATAATTATGGTCACCAGACGGGTGATATTGTTTTGCTGGAATTAGCAAGGATTATCCAGGAAAATAGTCGCGAGGGCGATTTAGCGGCTCGCATTGGCGGAGAAGAATATGCTTTATTATTGCCGGAAACGGATTCACAGCAGGCTGTGGTCATTGCCAGCAGGATTCATAAGAATATTGCAAATCATGATTTTGTATTAAATGAAAATCAGCACATCTCGGTGACAGTATCCATTGGCATTTGTACAATTTCTCAATTTTTGTGCTACTTTGATAAAGAAAAATTATATAATTACGCAGATCAAGCACTTTATTATTCGAAAAAAGTTGGAAGAAATAGTGTTTCTGTTTATGATCCTGATAGTCATTTGATTCATAAGGTTGCTTGA
- the bioB gene encoding biotin synthase BioB → MHYHEIIALGESILQGHQIQYKEALQLTHIMNEDIPLLSAFANKIRLQFTGRNVDMCGIVNARSGMCSEDCKFCAQSVYHDTQTPIHNLLDIGQITAAAQKAQEQGAKRISIVTSGKGMDRDPDFQKIIESIQAIMNHTSLKVCANLGTLSLEQARMLASAGVKRYAHNLETSENFYPSVCTTHSYQERVDTIQAAKAAGMELCTGGIIGMGESWQDRIDFAFAIKSLDVASIPINILNPIKGTALEDVMPPSPLDIIKTFAIFRFICPDKIIRPAGGREINLRDMQGHLMLSGANGLIIGNYLTFTGRNTVADFQMVQDAGLIPALL, encoded by the coding sequence ATGCATTATCATGAAATCATTGCTCTGGGAGAGTCAATATTACAGGGGCATCAAATTCAATATAAAGAAGCATTACAGCTCACTCATATAATGAATGAGGATATTCCTTTACTTTCCGCTTTTGCTAATAAGATTCGTCTCCAATTTACTGGCAGAAACGTTGATATGTGCGGCATTGTAAATGCCCGCTCAGGAATGTGCTCAGAAGACTGTAAATTTTGCGCCCAATCCGTTTATCACGATACGCAGACGCCTATACATAACTTATTAGACATAGGCCAAATTACTGCAGCAGCGCAAAAGGCTCAGGAACAAGGGGCAAAACGGATTAGCATCGTCACCAGCGGCAAGGGTATGGACAGAGACCCTGACTTTCAAAAGATCATAGAGTCGATACAGGCAATTATGAACCATACCAGCTTAAAAGTTTGTGCTAATCTTGGCACACTTAGTCTAGAGCAGGCACGCATGCTGGCATCTGCAGGTGTCAAGCGTTATGCTCACAATTTAGAAACCAGCGAAAACTTCTATCCCTCGGTATGTACAACCCATTCTTATCAAGAGCGCGTCGACACCATTCAGGCGGCAAAAGCTGCTGGAATGGAGCTTTGCACCGGAGGTATTATTGGTATGGGAGAAAGCTGGCAGGATCGCATTGATTTTGCTTTTGCCATAAAGAGTCTGGATGTAGCTTCCATTCCCATCAATATTCTCAATCCTATTAAAGGTACTGCTCTGGAAGATGTTATGCCCCCCTCTCCCCTCGATATTATTAAGACCTTTGCTATTTTTCGTTTTATTTGCCCTGACAAAATCATCCGTCCTGCTGGCGGCCGAGAAATAAACTTGCGGGATATGCAGGGGCACCTGATGTTATCTGGAGCGAATGGTCTTATTATTGGCAATTACTTAACCTTTACAGGTCGTAACACGGTGGCAGATTTTCAGATGGTACAAGACGCCGGGTTAATTCCAGCGCTGCTGTAA
- the bioB gene encoding biotin synthase BioB — MDNYDLIFSLGKKILEGNQLTFDEALSLTTIEESDIPILLGVANKIREKFTGSYVDTCQILNARSGNCTEDCKFCAQSAHHDVEVDVYPLMNENAIVQAAQRAEADSAYRFCVITSGCGMEGDRDFEKITAAIEKIGQETTLERCCSLGTLQEQHVAALKKAGITRYHHNLETSESHFSEICTTHTYEDRINTIKRVKAADIEVCSGGIIGMGETWRQRIELAFTLKELDVDSVPINVLNPIKGTALENQEKLNPMEILQTFAIFRMILPTKIIRYAGGREHNLGELVPLGFLSGVNGMLIGHYLTTQGRGASKDLQTVTDLGLKLLKNA, encoded by the coding sequence ATGGACAACTATGATTTAATTTTTTCTCTAGGGAAAAAAATATTAGAAGGCAATCAGCTTACCTTTGATGAGGCCCTGTCCTTAACAACCATTGAAGAAAGTGACATTCCCATACTACTTGGCGTTGCCAATAAAATCAGGGAAAAGTTTACGGGATCCTATGTAGATACTTGCCAAATTCTGAATGCTCGTTCAGGAAACTGTACGGAAGACTGTAAATTTTGCGCCCAATCTGCCCATCATGATGTAGAAGTAGATGTATACCCACTCATGAATGAAAATGCAATTGTCCAGGCAGCCCAAAGAGCAGAGGCAGATTCTGCCTACCGTTTCTGTGTGATTACCTCAGGATGCGGTATGGAAGGTGATCGAGATTTTGAAAAAATTACAGCAGCAATTGAAAAAATCGGTCAGGAAACAACTCTTGAGCGCTGCTGTTCCTTAGGAACCTTGCAAGAACAACATGTAGCCGCACTCAAAAAGGCCGGTATTACGCGTTATCATCATAATTTAGAAACCAGCGAAAGTCATTTTAGTGAAATTTGTACAACTCATACCTATGAAGACCGTATAAATACAATTAAAAGAGTGAAAGCGGCTGACATTGAAGTGTGTTCCGGCGGTATCATTGGCATGGGTGAAACTTGGCGTCAGCGTATTGAATTGGCCTTTACATTAAAAGAATTGGATGTCGACTCTGTGCCCATTAATGTTTTGAATCCCATTAAAGGAACAGCACTGGAAAACCAGGAAAAACTAAACCCAATGGAAATTTTGCAGACCTTTGCTATTTTTCGCATGATTCTGCCTACAAAAATTATTCGTTATGCTGGCGGCCGCGAACATAATCTTGGAGAATTAGTTCCTCTAGGATTCTTATCCGGCGTTAATGGCATGCTCATCGGTCATTATCTGACTACACAAGGACGAGGAGCTAGCAAAGATCTCCAAACTGTAACAGATTTAGGGCTAAAACTACTAAAAAACGCTTAA
- the cobT gene encoding nicotinate-nucleotide--dimethylbenzimidazole phosphoribosyltransferase, with protein MSLLFETCSQITPLDQKVMEAVQLRLDTLIKPQDSLGRLEEMVKQYAGIRKEELPAAPRTCMVIACADHGVARNQISAYPVETTLQMTKNYVGAKGASANAFANFSGADMVVVDAGVAADLSDTEGLWHRKIAYGTKDFTQGPAMTREEAIQALEIGIEIVNEKVRAGYNCFSLGEMGIGNTTSSAAIAAAFTNITPEQATGRGTGISDSRLVFKIDMVRQALTVNQPNPQDGLDVLAKIGGFETGVLAGVILGAAANRCVVVIDGLNTTAAALIANALHPMVPHYLMPSHLSGEPAHRIALKFLGLEACIDMGIRLGEAIGASIVVDMLGASIKMLAGMVSYEDSAGKKEA; from the coding sequence ATGAGTTTATTATTCGAAACATGTTCGCAAATTACCCCTTTAGATCAAAAAGTCATGGAAGCGGTTCAATTACGATTAGACACATTGATTAAACCCCAAGACAGTCTTGGCCGCCTGGAAGAAATGGTAAAGCAATACGCTGGTATTCGAAAAGAAGAACTTCCTGCAGCGCCTCGTACATGCATGGTTATCGCCTGTGCCGATCACGGCGTAGCTCGCAACCAAATCAGTGCCTATCCTGTGGAAACGACACTGCAAATGACTAAAAATTATGTAGGTGCCAAAGGTGCCAGCGCTAATGCTTTTGCAAACTTCAGCGGTGCCGATATGGTCGTAGTCGATGCAGGGGTTGCCGCTGATCTATCTGATACTGAAGGACTATGGCATCGTAAAATTGCCTATGGCACAAAAGACTTTACGCAAGGTCCAGCAATGACACGGGAAGAAGCCATCCAAGCCCTGGAGATTGGAATCGAAATTGTGAATGAAAAGGTGCGTGCTGGATACAACTGTTTCAGCCTGGGTGAAATGGGTATCGGCAATACAACTTCAAGCGCAGCAATTGCAGCGGCCTTTACCAATATTACTCCCGAGCAAGCTACAGGACGCGGCACTGGCATTTCAGACAGCCGTCTTGTCTTTAAGATTGATATGGTACGCCAAGCACTTACTGTGAATCAGCCAAATCCTCAAGATGGACTGGATGTTCTGGCAAAAATCGGAGGTTTTGAAACAGGGGTTTTAGCAGGAGTTATACTGGGTGCTGCTGCAAATCGCTGTGTGGTTGTCATTGATGGTCTTAATACAACTGCCGCTGCGTTGATTGCCAACGCTCTTCATCCCATGGTCCCCCACTATCTTATGCCTTCTCATTTATCCGGTGAACCTGCTCATCGCATTGCCCTAAAGTTTCTTGGCTTAGAAGCGTGCATTGATATGGGAATTCGGTTAGGAGAAGCAATTGGTGCGTCTATAGTAGTCGATATGCTGGGTGCTTCTATTAAAATGCTGGCTGGTATGGTTTCTTATGAAGATTCTGCTGGTAAAAAGGAAGCATAA
- the cobT gene encoding nicotinate-nucleotide--dimethylbenzimidazole phosphoribosyltransferase — MMQDTISLIKPLDTIAMEKCQIRLDNLTKPLNSLYSFEHLARQLSGITYNPRPRSLKKSIIIMAADHGVAAEEPCAFSKQEVILQRIHNISRGGAAVNVFADHVAADLLLVDMGIAANVPPLPLVRNEKIAYGTKNINHGPAMTREEAIKAIEIGIRVASETIKKGSQVLGLGEMGVANAISSTAIIACYSQHPLTDLVGKTADSSSDLFDKKISLIRHAITVNTPNIHDPIDVLSKLGGFETAGLVGIILGAASGGAAIVLDGLVTSTAALLAVKLAPQVKDYLIGSHFPPEPAHKASLDLIGIPAYLHLNISSGEGVGAALGMSLLNASLHVLNDMKTFGDAEVPVAHDGPGALKQDKSVKDE; from the coding sequence ATGATGCAAGATACGATTTCGTTAATTAAACCACTTGATACAATCGCGATGGAAAAATGCCAAATACGCCTTGATAACTTAACCAAACCTCTGAACAGTTTATATTCATTTGAACATCTGGCACGTCAGCTGTCCGGTATTACTTACAATCCTAGACCCCGCAGCCTAAAAAAAAGTATTATCATCATGGCAGCAGACCATGGCGTAGCAGCAGAAGAACCCTGCGCTTTTTCTAAACAAGAAGTGATTCTTCAAAGAATTCATAATATTTCCCGAGGCGGCGCTGCAGTCAACGTTTTCGCTGACCATGTTGCTGCAGATTTACTCCTTGTAGATATGGGTATTGCTGCCAATGTACCTCCTCTTCCTTTGGTACGAAATGAAAAAATCGCCTATGGAACTAAAAACATAAATCATGGCCCAGCAATGACTCGGGAAGAAGCGATAAAAGCAATCGAGATTGGCATTAGAGTCGCTTCTGAAACGATTAAAAAAGGTTCTCAGGTCCTAGGATTAGGTGAAATGGGAGTCGCCAATGCAATTTCCAGTACAGCAATCATTGCCTGCTACAGTCAACATCCGCTGACTGATTTGGTAGGAAAGACTGCAGATTCTTCCAGCGATCTTTTTGATAAAAAGATTTCCCTCATCCGCCACGCCATTACCGTGAATACTCCAAACATTCATGATCCTATTGATGTATTAAGTAAGCTGGGTGGTTTTGAGACTGCCGGACTGGTTGGAATTATACTAGGAGCAGCCTCAGGCGGAGCAGCCATTGTCTTAGATGGTCTTGTGACCAGCACTGCTGCCTTACTTGCAGTGAAATTAGCTCCTCAAGTTAAAGACTATCTCATTGGTTCTCATTTCCCTCCGGAACCTGCACATAAAGCCAGTCTTGACTTAATCGGTATTCCCGCTTACCTTCATCTCAACATCTCCTCAGGAGAAGGAGTCGGTGCTGCATTAGGAATGTCCTTACTCAATGCTTCATTGCATGTCTTAAATGATATGAAAACCTTTGGCGATGCCGAGGTACCTGTCGCTCATGACGGACCGGGCGCTCTTAAGCAAGATAAAAGTGTAAAAGATGAATAA
- a CDS encoding chemotaxis protein CheW: MARVQMVVFEINGTEFAIEAAIVHGIIRTNRVTIQEVPGTLGNMEGMINWREKVRYVFNLRKKLKLENQVINDETKIMMVQTNERIVGCLVDEVTDIVVFNSEEIEAAPSFIQDAESKFIIGIGKVEERLVVMLDMDHLLTGAEINGLALENLQNYVPA; this comes from the coding sequence ATGGCACGTGTGCAAATGGTTGTTTTCGAAATAAATGGTACTGAATTTGCTATAGAGGCAGCAATAGTACATGGCATTATTAGAACGAATCGAGTTACTATTCAGGAGGTCCCGGGTACTTTGGGCAATATGGAGGGGATGATAAACTGGAGAGAGAAAGTTCGATATGTTTTTAACTTACGCAAAAAATTAAAGTTAGAAAACCAAGTAATAAATGATGAAACTAAAATTATGATGGTTCAGACGAATGAGCGTATCGTAGGATGCTTAGTCGATGAAGTGACGGACATTGTAGTATTTAATTCCGAAGAGATCGAAGCTGCGCCCTCCTTTATTCAAGATGCAGAAAGTAAATTCATAATTGGAATTGGCAAAGTGGAGGAGCGTCTCGTTGTTATGTTAGATATGGATCATTTATTGACTGGAGCAGAGATTAATGGACTTGCATTAGAAAACTTGCAGAACTATGTTCCTGCATGA
- a CDS encoding PocR ligand-binding domain-containing protein produces the protein MTKVTAVKQPLEDFSKVKLVDIIDVNFLQTFQDNFAEAVGVASIAVDIEGKPVTTPSNFTTFCMIHTRESNVGNKRCMECDSKGGEESARTGKPAIYDCHAGLVDFAAPIMLEGKQIGTILGGQVLTSDPDESKFRQIAQEIGVDPDEYMKSLSEIKQVPRKSVEAAAHVLYLVANTLSKMWYQQSKLRNMAGIINDSVIQISATMEELAASASDVSSNQSSLNTEINNVNVVSGKINDVMDFIKEIADETRLLGLNAAIEAARAGEAGLGFGVVAQEIRKLSGDSKQTVGRIKEFTTIIQQSVDKTVAMGSATSLTVEQQAAAIEEVTASIEEVTGMAEELYALANDM, from the coding sequence ATGACAAAGGTGACAGCAGTAAAACAGCCTTTAGAAGATTTTAGTAAAGTCAAGTTAGTAGATATTATTGATGTAAATTTTTTGCAGACCTTTCAGGATAACTTTGCCGAAGCTGTAGGGGTAGCCAGTATTGCAGTTGATATTGAGGGGAAGCCCGTTACTACTCCCAGCAATTTTACAACATTTTGTATGATACATACGCGGGAATCGAATGTTGGGAACAAACGTTGTATGGAATGTGACAGTAAGGGCGGTGAAGAGTCTGCCAGAACAGGTAAGCCGGCGATCTATGATTGTCATGCTGGTTTGGTTGATTTTGCGGCACCTATTATGCTGGAGGGAAAACAGATCGGAACGATATTAGGTGGACAGGTTTTGACTTCTGATCCGGATGAAAGTAAATTTCGTCAGATCGCCCAAGAAATCGGCGTAGATCCTGATGAATATATGAAATCCTTAAGTGAAATCAAGCAAGTGCCTAGAAAAAGCGTGGAGGCTGCTGCTCATGTCTTATATTTAGTTGCTAATACTCTATCGAAAATGTGGTATCAGCAAAGTAAATTAAGGAATATGGCTGGTATTATTAATGATAGTGTAATTCAGATATCAGCTACAATGGAAGAGCTGGCAGCTTCTGCAAGTGATGTCAGCTCGAATCAAAGTTCCTTGAATACAGAAATAAATAACGTAAATGTAGTGTCAGGGAAAATTAATGACGTGATGGATTTTATTAAAGAAATTGCCGATGAAACCCGTTTGTTAGGATTAAATGCAGCAATCGAGGCAGCAAGAGCAGGAGAAGCAGGTCTCGGTTTTGGTGTGGTGGCACAGGAAATCAGAAAGCTATCAGGGGATTCGAAACAGACAGTGGGTAGAATAAAAGAGTTTACTACCATTATTCAGCAATCCGTAGATAAGACTGTTGCTATGGGGAGTGCTACCAGCTTGACCGTAGAACAGCAGGCAGCTGCCATTGAGGAAGTAACCGCTAGCATTGAAGAAGTAACTGGCATGGCGGAAGAGTTATATGCCTTAGCAAATGATATGTAA
- the eutJ gene encoding ethanolamine utilization protein EutJ produces the protein METYEKIHQLHHLIETGTAADLPGPYKVGVDLGTADVVLVVTDSQGNPVAGSLRWASVVKDGLVVDFRGATTIVEELKAEVEKIMGITLDKGATAIPPGTVGRNAQACGHVIAGAGIEPIRQVDEPVAAAKALNIGHGIVVDIGGGTTGIAVLKNGDLVFTADEATGGTHISLVLSGAYKITYEEAEVLKKDVSQHRRIMPVVLPVIEKMATIVKNMLAGYDEYQDYPVYVVGGTAYLTGFGEEFSKAFGRKVHVPPHPLLVTPLGIAMFG, from the coding sequence ATGGAAACATATGAAAAAATTCATCAATTGCATCACTTGATCGAAACAGGAACGGCAGCCGATTTGCCAGGACCTTATAAAGTGGGAGTCGATTTGGGAACGGCTGATGTGGTACTGGTTGTGACTGACAGCCAGGGGAATCCTGTAGCTGGAAGCCTGCGCTGGGCATCGGTGGTGAAAGATGGCTTAGTTGTTGATTTTAGGGGAGCGACGACGATTGTTGAAGAACTAAAGGCCGAAGTAGAAAAAATTATGGGTATTACGCTGGATAAAGGTGCCACAGCCATTCCGCCAGGTACAGTAGGGCGAAATGCCCAGGCTTGCGGACATGTCATTGCAGGGGCAGGAATTGAACCCATCCGTCAGGTGGATGAACCAGTGGCAGCAGCTAAAGCGCTGAATATCGGTCATGGCATTGTCGTGGATATTGGTGGAGGAACTACAGGGATTGCTGTATTGAAGAATGGAGATTTAGTTTTCACCGCTGATGAAGCAACAGGAGGCACCCACATATCGCTGGTATTATCTGGAGCATATAAAATTACCTATGAAGAAGCGGAAGTTCTTAAAAAAGATGTATCCCAGCATCGGCGCATCATGCCAGTTGTTTTACCTGTTATTGAAAAGATGGCAACGATTGTAAAGAACATGCTGGCAGGATATGATGAGTATCAGGATTATCCTGTATATGTGGTAGGCGGTACCGCTTATCTGACTGGTTTTGGTGAAGAATTCAGCAAAGCTTTCGGACGTAAAGTACACGTTCCCCCTCATCCTTTATTAGTTACGCCATTAGGAATTGCCATGTTTGGCTAA
- a CDS encoding purple acid phosphatase family protein, translated as MLHKRKLFQSIGIFFIAIVLLIASSMMSFLEQPLAAAAGVDHVTLTWESDPKTTQTITWRTEETEPAGQVRYAERKFIKSFPHNARIIDAKVETLVTNLGNMNIHSVTLMGLKPGTGYVYQINEDSGWGETRTFSTPPAKNEVFKFLVFGDSQSINYEVWRRTLQQAYQTNQDAKFFINVGDLVDVGQDYAQWDAWFNASQGVIDRIPAMPLTGNHENYTPERHFSLPVLFTAQLKVPVNGPESLRRQVYSFDYGDIHFVMLDSQIGEQVQLVPEILEIQKTWLEQDLAATDKKWKIVFLHRPPYHNKVGGANARIKGAFVPILDKYHVDVVFSGHEHDYARTYPIHNDQVVNSPGKGTIYVTTGRSGSKTYNDTAASEWDAFFYNPLDEPNYLVVEMENQILHVKAYKQSGVLIDAWSIDKNMEFK; from the coding sequence ATGTTGCACAAAAGGAAGTTGTTTCAAAGTATTGGTATCTTTTTTATAGCAATTGTTCTTCTCATAGCTTCTTCTATGATGTCGTTTTTAGAGCAGCCTTTGGCAGCAGCTGCTGGGGTAGATCATGTAACCCTTACCTGGGAGTCCGATCCTAAAACAACCCAGACGATTACCTGGAGAACAGAGGAGACAGAACCTGCGGGGCAGGTGCGTTATGCCGAGAGGAAATTTATCAAGTCTTTTCCTCATAATGCCCGAATTATAGATGCTAAGGTGGAGACATTAGTCACGAATCTGGGAAATATGAATATCCATTCAGTTACATTAATGGGGTTGAAGCCTGGTACAGGTTATGTATATCAAATCAATGAAGACAGTGGGTGGGGAGAAACTCGTACTTTTTCTACACCTCCAGCAAAGAATGAGGTTTTTAAATTTTTGGTATTTGGTGATTCCCAGAGTATTAACTATGAAGTTTGGCGTAGGACTCTGCAGCAGGCGTATCAGACTAACCAGGATGCGAAATTTTTTATTAATGTAGGAGATTTAGTCGATGTAGGGCAGGATTATGCGCAATGGGATGCATGGTTTAATGCGAGTCAAGGGGTCATTGATCGGATTCCAGCAATGCCTTTGACGGGTAATCATGAGAACTATACACCAGAAAGGCACTTTTCACTGCCTGTATTATTTACTGCTCAACTCAAAGTCCCTGTTAATGGTCCTGAAAGTCTTAGAAGGCAGGTTTATTCTTTCGATTATGGGGATATACATTTCGTTATGTTAGACAGCCAAATCGGCGAACAAGTTCAGCTTGTTCCCGAAATACTAGAAATACAGAAAACTTGGTTAGAGCAGGATCTGGCTGCAACGGATAAAAAGTGGAAAATCGTTTTTTTACATAGACCGCCATACCATAACAAGGTAGGAGGAGCTAATGCTAGAATTAAAGGAGCTTTTGTACCTATCTTAGATAAATATCATGTGGATGTGGTCTTTTCCGGTCACGAACATGATTATGCCCGTACCTATCCTATACATAATGATCAAGTGGTGAACAGCCCGGGCAAGGGCACGATCTATGTAACGACTGGGCGAAGCGGCAGCAAAACTTACAATGATACGGCAGCAAGTGAGTGGGATGCATTTTTTTATAATCCATTGGATGAACCAAATTATCTGGTAGTGGAGATGGAAAATCAGATCCTGCATGTAAAAGCATATAAGCAAAGTGGTGTGTTAATTGATGCCTGGTCCATTGATAAGAATATGGAATTCAAATAA